One genomic region from Fervidobacterium gondwanense DSM 13020 encodes:
- the glpK gene encoding glycerol kinase GlpK: protein MYIGLDQGTTSTRAILFDKDFGIIHEARREFKQIYPKEGWVEHNPDDIWQTVVEVLEECKRVADSKGEKIEVIGITNQRETVVAWDAESKRTLYNAIVWQCRRTAERSSYLRKEYGTEIKRRTGLVVDPYFSATKMEWLIENVPDVKEAYNKGTLRFGTIDTFLAWKLTGKHVTDYSNASRTMLFNIKTLDWDDELLSLFNIRREFLPQVVDTAQLIGYTEDGIPVASLVGDQQAALFGQTAFQKGDIKCTLGTGSFILMNTGSDLITSEHNLLTTIGWKIKDELTYALEGSVFITGTLVNYLIRNLGFAKDSSELTELALQVGNNGGIYFVPALTGIGAPYWDPYARGLIIGLTPGTDKRHIIYAAFEGIAFSVGQLVMLMEKESSIKVNTLKVDGGVSKNNLIMQILSDVVGSVVERPVNRETTALGAATLAAMALGIVDKKKLQEIRKIDRIFTPKQSREEEFGKWKQAVNRALSWES, encoded by the coding sequence ATGTACATTGGACTCGACCAGGGAACTACAAGCACAAGAGCTATACTTTTTGATAAAGACTTTGGGATAATTCACGAAGCGAGAAGAGAATTTAAACAGATATATCCGAAAGAAGGATGGGTTGAGCATAACCCTGATGATATTTGGCAAACAGTTGTGGAGGTTCTTGAAGAGTGTAAAAGAGTTGCAGATTCAAAAGGAGAAAAGATTGAAGTCATTGGCATAACAAACCAGCGAGAAACGGTTGTTGCATGGGATGCTGAAAGTAAAAGAACACTTTACAATGCGATAGTTTGGCAGTGCAGAAGAACAGCAGAGCGTTCAAGCTATTTAAGAAAGGAATACGGAACCGAAATCAAAAGAAGAACAGGTTTAGTTGTTGATCCATATTTTTCAGCAACGAAGATGGAGTGGCTCATCGAAAATGTGCCAGATGTAAAAGAAGCGTACAATAAAGGAACCTTAAGATTTGGAACAATTGATACTTTTCTTGCTTGGAAGCTTACAGGTAAACATGTAACAGATTATTCAAATGCATCAAGAACTATGCTTTTCAATATAAAAACCTTAGACTGGGACGATGAACTTCTTTCGCTATTTAATATACGAAGAGAATTTTTGCCGCAGGTAGTTGATACTGCACAGTTAATAGGCTATACAGAAGATGGTATACCAGTAGCTTCGTTAGTTGGTGACCAGCAGGCAGCACTTTTTGGGCAAACTGCTTTTCAAAAGGGAGATATTAAATGTACGCTCGGCACTGGTAGTTTCATATTGATGAACACTGGTAGTGACCTAATAACATCTGAACACAACCTGTTAACTACAATTGGATGGAAAATAAAAGATGAGCTAACATATGCACTTGAAGGAAGTGTTTTCATAACCGGCACATTGGTCAACTATCTTATTAGAAATCTTGGATTTGCAAAAGATAGTTCCGAATTAACGGAATTAGCCTTACAGGTTGGAAATAACGGAGGTATCTATTTCGTTCCAGCACTTACAGGTATAGGCGCACCGTACTGGGACCCGTACGCAAGGGGTTTGATAATTGGCTTAACACCAGGAACCGATAAGAGGCATATAATATACGCAGCATTTGAAGGTATAGCATTCTCTGTAGGACAACTCGTCATGCTAATGGAGAAGGAGAGTTCTATAAAGGTTAATACTCTCAAAGTAGATGGCGGTGTGTCGAAAAATAATCTTATAATGCAAATACTCTCTGATGTTGTCGGTTCAGTTGTTGAACGTCCAGTGAACAGGGAAACAACAGCCCTGGGTGCGGCAACATTGGCAGCTATGGCTCTTGGAATTGTCGACAAAAAGAAACTTCAAGAGATAAGAAAAATAGACAGAATCTTTACACCAAAACAGTCACGTGAGGAGGAGTTCGGTAAGTGGAAACAGGCTGTGAATCGTGCTTTGAGTTGGGAATCTTGA
- the glgX gene encoding glycogen debranching protein GlgX: MADYPLQYKNPGPDVVLKTKRGYPRLGATPDETGVNFAIFSRNATRVILELYQNYYDSIPSHSFELDPIKNKTGDIWHIYVYGIGHGQYYGWRVDGTYDPLNGKRFNVNKLLIDPYAKAVTTFFDWNDDAVYGYERNSPMGDLSFSTIDSSKSMIRSIVIDDSKYDWEDDRQLHIPWNETIIYEMHVRLFTISPTSNVKFPGTFLGIIEKLDHLKELGVTTIELMPIFEFNLNSNPNVNPVTGEQLKDVWGYNPLNFFAVTGNYSVGLKLGEQVFLFKDFVKMLHKNGFEVILDVVYNHTGEGGEKGPTLCFRGIDNEIYYMLDPKNKRYYLNYSGCGNTLNCNHPVVKEMIIDSLRYWATEMHVDGFRFDLASVLGRTPDGRWIGDLSLLKDIAEDPIVGKLKLIAEGWDAAGGYHLGLFPEGWAEWNGKYRDCVRKFVRGDNGVIEELMLRISGSPDLYANRKPHASINFITCHDGFTMRDLLSYNKKHNEANGEGNRDGTDENFSYNYGVEGDTDNEKIVKIRKQQVKNFFAILMLSHGTPMILMGDEFFRTQNGNNNAYCIDDETTWVDWTLKEKHKDLFEFVKKMIRFRKSHPALKRECFYEKYDKFGNLITDITWHGINPFEPDMCYHSHSIAFMISGSDPVKGLRIDNNIYVILNQWKEPLNFVLPPLQGEDWYLIVDTSRDYPDDFLETPYLVKGYYTAQPHSTVIFISD; the protein is encoded by the coding sequence GTGGCTGATTATCCACTTCAGTATAAGAACCCCGGACCTGACGTTGTACTAAAAACGAAGAGAGGTTATCCAAGATTAGGTGCAACACCTGATGAAACAGGGGTTAACTTTGCAATATTTTCTAGAAATGCCACTCGAGTTATCTTGGAACTTTACCAAAATTACTATGATTCGATACCATCGCATTCTTTTGAACTTGATCCCATAAAAAATAAAACCGGAGACATTTGGCACATATACGTCTACGGCATTGGACATGGCCAATATTATGGTTGGCGTGTAGATGGAACTTATGATCCACTAAATGGTAAGCGATTTAATGTTAACAAATTGCTCATAGATCCATACGCAAAGGCAGTAACAACATTTTTTGACTGGAACGATGATGCTGTTTATGGGTACGAGAGAAATTCTCCGATGGGAGACTTATCATTCTCTACAATTGATTCTTCAAAAAGCATGATAAGGTCAATCGTAATTGATGATTCAAAGTATGACTGGGAAGACGACAGGCAACTACACATACCGTGGAACGAAACTATAATATACGAGATGCACGTTAGACTTTTCACTATAAGCCCGACTTCAAACGTGAAATTTCCGGGCACATTCCTTGGAATAATTGAAAAGCTTGACCATTTAAAAGAGCTCGGCGTTACTACAATTGAACTTATGCCAATTTTTGAATTCAATCTTAACTCAAATCCCAATGTGAATCCAGTTACTGGAGAGCAGCTTAAAGACGTTTGGGGATACAACCCATTGAACTTCTTTGCAGTCACCGGAAATTACTCAGTTGGGCTGAAGCTCGGTGAACAGGTGTTTCTATTCAAAGACTTTGTAAAGATGCTTCACAAGAATGGCTTTGAAGTTATTTTGGATGTTGTGTACAACCACACAGGAGAAGGTGGAGAAAAGGGACCTACGCTTTGCTTTAGAGGAATAGACAACGAGATATATTATATGCTTGATCCGAAGAATAAAAGGTACTACTTAAATTATTCAGGGTGTGGCAATACCTTGAATTGTAATCATCCTGTTGTCAAAGAGATGATAATTGACAGCCTGAGATACTGGGCGACCGAAATGCACGTTGATGGTTTCAGATTTGATTTGGCATCTGTGCTTGGTAGGACGCCAGACGGTAGGTGGATAGGTGATTTATCGCTTTTGAAAGACATAGCCGAAGACCCAATTGTTGGAAAATTGAAATTGATTGCTGAAGGTTGGGATGCTGCAGGTGGTTATCACTTAGGACTCTTTCCAGAAGGATGGGCTGAATGGAATGGAAAATATCGAGATTGCGTTAGAAAGTTTGTCAGAGGCGATAATGGAGTAATTGAAGAGTTGATGCTTAGAATATCTGGTAGTCCCGACCTCTACGCAAATAGAAAACCGCATGCAAGCATAAATTTCATAACATGCCACGATGGATTCACCATGAGAGACCTGTTATCTTACAATAAGAAACATAACGAAGCAAATGGCGAAGGAAATAGAGATGGTACAGATGAAAACTTTAGTTATAATTACGGAGTTGAAGGTGACACAGATAATGAAAAAATCGTGAAAATACGAAAACAGCAGGTAAAGAACTTTTTTGCCATACTTATGCTTTCTCATGGAACTCCAATGATTTTGATGGGTGATGAATTTTTCAGAACACAAAATGGGAATAACAATGCTTACTGTATTGATGATGAAACAACGTGGGTTGATTGGACATTGAAAGAGAAACACAAAGATTTGTTTGAGTTTGTTAAAAAGATGATTCGCTTTAGAAAGTCACATCCTGCCTTAAAGAGAGAGTGTTTTTACGAAAAATACGATAAATTTGGCAATCTCATAACGGATATAACTTGGCATGGCATTAATCCTTTTGAACCAGACATGTGTTATCATTCTCATTCGATAGCTTTTATGATATCTGGATCAGATCCAGTTAAGGGTTTAAGGATAGATAACAATATATACGTTATCTTGAATCAATGGAAAGAACCTTTGAACTTTGTACTTCCGCCACTTCAAGGCGAAGATTGGTACTTAATCGTAGACACATCTAGAGATTATCCGGATGATTTCTTGGAAACTCCATACTTAGTGAAGGGATATTATACAGCTCAACCGCATAGCACTGTCATATTTATATCTGATTAG
- a CDS encoding Rid family detoxifying hydrolase, which yields MEVLTFSKGPKAVGPYSSAVRVGNLIFFSGILPINPENGELVNESIEKAAEQILKNLSAMLSEIGLTLKNVVKTTIFTTRLDEFSKINEVYQKYFEAQTSVFPARSTVGVASLPKGALVEMEFIVEIV from the coding sequence ATGGAAGTTCTGACTTTTTCAAAAGGTCCCAAAGCTGTCGGTCCTTATTCATCAGCTGTTAGAGTTGGAAATTTGATCTTCTTTTCGGGCATATTGCCGATCAATCCAGAAAACGGCGAATTAGTTAATGAAAGCATAGAAAAAGCAGCTGAGCAGATTTTGAAGAATCTATCAGCCATGCTTTCCGAAATTGGTCTTACGTTGAAAAACGTCGTCAAGACAACCATATTTACAACTCGCTTGGACGAGTTTTCGAAAATCAACGAAGTCTATCAGAAATACTTTGAAGCTCAAACTTCAGTTTTCCCAGCGAGAAGCACTGTCGGTGTTGCAAGCCTTCCGAAAGGCGCACTGGTTGAGATGGAATTCATTGTTGAAATTGTCTAA
- a CDS encoding DUF2905 family protein gives MREIGRLLIVVGVVTITMGLMILLISKMSDLKWLPGDIVIRKKNFVFIFPITTMIILSVALTIILNIISKFFK, from the coding sequence ATGCGGGAAATTGGAAGGTTATTGATAGTGGTAGGAGTAGTAACTATTACGATGGGCTTGATGATATTGCTGATATCGAAGATGAGTGATTTGAAATGGTTGCCAGGAGATATTGTTATTAGGAAAAAGAATTTTGTGTTTATCTTTCCAATCACAACGATGATCATTTTAAGCGTAGCTTTAACGATTATATTGAATATAATTAGCAAATTTTTTAAATAA
- a CDS encoding polyprenyl synthetase family protein → MREEALEIQKAVEQEIQRILNGLFEDTPGELKDVIVEFSHFVLRPGKRIRPFLLVLTYKGYSDNDAENNALKLAAIIEIMHAFLLVHDDVIDESLLRRGELTLHKIYESKFENEKLGKDLAIIVGDIISFYLLGVLSELNIESRTFRKVLRLFSDCYVKTGYGQLLDILYTGRLDETILTDDIPAKISLLKTAYYTFIHPMLFGYYLSGQNDEKEIKTLTEIGKLVGIAFQYRDDIIGTFGGDKKSVNDIVEGKATILIKKTSEKLSSEKKMTLFDIISKKEKTQEEIELIQSLILESGALTETVNEINILVLKALDLLEKLFMKDRSKEEIKRILNKILEIPQIGEVRNGGEISG, encoded by the coding sequence ATGCGAGAAGAAGCTCTTGAAATACAGAAGGCCGTAGAACAGGAAATACAAAGAATCCTTAATGGGTTATTTGAAGATACACCAGGAGAACTGAAAGATGTGATCGTTGAGTTTTCACATTTTGTACTAAGGCCTGGAAAGAGGATCAGACCTTTTTTGCTTGTGTTAACATACAAGGGGTACTCGGATAACGATGCTGAAAATAATGCTCTGAAGTTAGCAGCAATAATTGAAATCATGCATGCCTTTTTACTCGTGCATGATGACGTTATCGATGAATCACTTTTAAGAAGAGGGGAACTAACGTTACACAAGATATACGAATCCAAATTTGAGAACGAAAAGCTCGGTAAAGACCTTGCAATAATTGTTGGAGATATAATATCGTTTTATCTTCTTGGCGTGTTATCTGAACTAAACATTGAAAGTCGAACCTTCAGAAAAGTATTGAGACTCTTCTCGGATTGTTATGTAAAAACAGGTTACGGTCAGCTGCTTGATATATTATACACTGGACGATTGGATGAGACAATATTAACAGACGATATCCCGGCAAAGATCAGCTTGTTAAAAACCGCGTACTACACGTTTATACATCCAATGCTTTTCGGTTACTATCTTAGTGGCCAGAATGATGAAAAAGAAATAAAAACGCTCACAGAAATAGGCAAACTCGTTGGGATTGCTTTTCAGTATCGAGATGACATAATTGGTACATTTGGTGGGGACAAAAAGAGTGTTAACGATATTGTTGAGGGTAAGGCTACCATACTGATAAAGAAAACTTCCGAAAAGCTCTCAAGCGAGAAAAAAATGACTTTGTTTGATATCATTTCCAAAAAGGAAAAAACTCAGGAAGAGATCGAACTCATACAGAGTCTGATTTTGGAGAGCGGGGCGTTAACTGAAACTGTAAATGAAATAAACATTCTCGTATTGAAAGCATTAGACTTACTTGAGAAGTTATTTATGAAAGATAGGTCCAAAGAAGAGATCAAGAGAATATTGAACAAAATACTCGAAATTCCGCAGATTGGAGAAGTTAGGAACGGTGGTGAAATAAGTGGCTGA
- a CDS encoding energy-coupling factor ABC transporter ATP-binding protein, with product MHIKLQDVSVNYSGKKVLKGITTTFETGNIVMIIGRNGSGKSTLLKVLAGLIDFAGQIIIPGKYSDISELTGYVFQNPETQIVGSTVFEDVIFGLENIGLSKTEMETRAKYVLDLLELSELKFFDPYYLSGGQKQRLAIASVLALNPEFLLLDEVTAMLDKNGKREVLNAVLKLKETNKGVLVATHEINLFLPYVDRCIYIEDGKIAFDGNPHDGAELYRKAATEKFKKMQV from the coding sequence GTGCATATCAAGTTACAGGATGTTTCTGTTAATTACTCAGGCAAGAAGGTTTTGAAAGGTATAACGACGACATTCGAAACAGGTAATATAGTCATGATAATAGGTAGAAACGGCTCCGGGAAATCGACCCTTTTGAAAGTTCTCGCCGGGTTAATTGATTTTGCAGGACAGATAATTATTCCGGGAAAATATTCAGATATATCTGAATTGACAGGGTACGTTTTTCAGAATCCGGAAACTCAAATTGTAGGTAGCACGGTATTTGAAGATGTTATTTTTGGTCTGGAGAATATCGGGCTCAGTAAAACAGAAATGGAAACTCGAGCGAAGTATGTCTTAGATTTACTTGAGCTTTCAGAGCTTAAATTCTTTGATCCATATTACCTTTCAGGTGGACAAAAACAAAGACTCGCTATTGCCTCAGTCTTAGCACTCAATCCTGAGTTTTTATTGCTCGATGAGGTAACCGCCATGCTCGACAAAAACGGTAAAAGAGAGGTTTTGAACGCCGTGCTTAAGTTGAAGGAGACAAATAAAGGCGTGCTCGTTGCAACTCATGAAATTAATTTGTTTCTACCTTACGTAGATAGATGTATTTATATAGAGGATGGAAAGATAGCCTTTGACGGTAATCCGCACGATGGTGCGGAGCTTTACAGAAAAGCAGCCACAGAAAAGTTTAAGAAAATGCAAGTTTAA
- the lon gene encoding endopeptidase La, which yields MENIKNNKNKRKFSRLEKEAKKAREERISIPNTLPAIAMRSNMVIFPNTVVPFYVGREMSLMALEEAMEKTNNLVFVVNQKDPTVENPTENDLYKIGTVVRVIQVGKLPDDTFKVLVEGITRARWTKNVGEKFFVFELDLLRTRYGKSKRLIALMRMVKEELHKYVQYSRKIPPETLMLLEDVDNPDVFADIAASLCPGTIEEKQELLEIVHPANRLEKILDILVRETELLEIEQQLDQKVKERIEKTQREYYLREKLRVIRDELGGEEDVEIKELKAKIEEGKYPDYVKEKAQAELQRLEKMSPYAPEANVIRTYLDWILNLPWYEKTEDTLDINLAEKVLEEDHYGLEEPKRRILEYLATRKLSDKAKAPIICFVGPPGVGKTSLAKSIARAMNRKFGRMSLGGLRDEAEIRGHRRTYVGALPGRIIQLIRKLGVRNPIILLDEIDKMGISFQGDPASALLEVLDPEQNKDFVDLYIELPYDLSEVLFVTTANVIYSIPPALRDRMEVIEISSYTDVEKFHIAKKHIIPKIYEEFTETDKKVFEFKDESIGKIINEYTMEPGVRELERQLRSVIRRATLEYTKVGKKVVITPEKVSEYLGPSKVREEDRLDEPLVGVATGLAWTPNGGTTLYVESTLLPGNGGLIITGQLGDVMKESVRIALSLAKKMCGDEYAEKFSKNDIHIHVPEGAVPKDGPSAGITITTALVSIIKDIPVRNDIAMTGEITLRGRILPVGGIKEKVLAAYRKGINTVIMPKKNEVDLEKIPKDVCEKMKFVFVQTIDEVLEVALCDKSKQEKSDAITKKNSGKRRTRKGDSNSKR from the coding sequence TTGGAGAATATAAAGAACAATAAGAATAAAAGGAAGTTCAGCAGATTGGAGAAAGAAGCGAAAAAGGCCCGCGAAGAGCGAATATCTATTCCAAATACACTCCCAGCAATAGCTATGAGGAGTAACATGGTTATATTCCCAAACACGGTGGTTCCATTTTATGTTGGAAGAGAAATGTCCCTCATGGCTCTTGAAGAGGCTATGGAGAAAACAAATAATCTGGTTTTTGTTGTAAATCAAAAAGATCCTACCGTCGAGAATCCAACTGAAAATGATCTCTACAAGATTGGAACAGTTGTAAGGGTAATTCAAGTTGGTAAGCTTCCAGATGACACGTTCAAGGTTTTAGTAGAAGGTATCACAAGGGCAAGATGGACGAAGAATGTTGGCGAAAAGTTTTTCGTATTCGAACTCGATTTGCTAAGAACTCGATATGGTAAGTCTAAAAGGCTTATAGCTCTTATGCGGATGGTGAAAGAAGAGCTCCACAAATATGTTCAGTATTCAAGAAAAATACCGCCGGAGACGTTAATGCTGTTAGAAGACGTTGATAATCCGGATGTTTTCGCAGATATAGCCGCTTCACTTTGTCCAGGTACTATAGAAGAAAAACAAGAATTGCTTGAGATAGTACATCCCGCAAATAGGCTTGAGAAGATTCTCGATATTTTAGTTAGAGAAACCGAGTTGCTTGAGATAGAACAACAGTTAGACCAGAAAGTCAAGGAAAGAATTGAGAAAACCCAAAGAGAATACTACTTGCGCGAGAAACTTAGAGTTATTCGCGATGAGCTCGGCGGAGAAGAAGATGTCGAAATAAAGGAATTAAAAGCAAAAATAGAGGAAGGTAAATACCCAGATTACGTAAAAGAGAAAGCACAAGCTGAACTGCAAAGACTTGAAAAGATGTCACCATACGCTCCTGAAGCTAACGTCATACGGACTTATCTTGACTGGATTCTCAATCTACCTTGGTACGAGAAGACTGAGGACACATTGGATATAAACCTTGCTGAAAAGGTTTTGGAAGAGGACCACTACGGACTCGAAGAACCGAAAAGAAGAATCCTTGAATACCTTGCGACAAGAAAGCTGTCTGACAAGGCGAAGGCACCTATAATATGTTTCGTTGGACCTCCGGGAGTTGGAAAGACATCGCTCGCAAAATCGATAGCTCGGGCGATGAACAGAAAGTTCGGCAGAATGTCCCTTGGCGGATTGCGAGACGAAGCCGAAATCAGGGGACATCGAAGAACATACGTTGGTGCATTACCAGGAAGAATCATACAGCTAATCAGGAAACTTGGAGTGAGGAATCCCATAATACTTTTAGATGAAATAGACAAAATGGGAATAAGTTTCCAAGGAGATCCAGCATCTGCACTCCTTGAAGTGCTTGATCCCGAACAGAATAAGGACTTTGTTGACCTATACATCGAGTTACCATACGACCTATCCGAAGTACTATTTGTAACAACCGCTAACGTAATATACTCAATACCACCAGCACTGAGAGATCGTATGGAAGTTATTGAAATTTCAAGTTACACGGATGTTGAAAAATTTCATATTGCGAAGAAGCACATAATTCCAAAGATATACGAAGAATTCACAGAAACAGATAAGAAGGTTTTTGAATTCAAAGATGAATCGATAGGGAAAATTATAAATGAATATACAATGGAACCTGGTGTAAGGGAACTTGAAAGACAGCTTAGAAGCGTCATTAGAAGAGCCACATTGGAATACACAAAAGTCGGAAAGAAAGTTGTAATTACTCCCGAAAAAGTATCAGAATATCTTGGACCAAGCAAAGTCAGAGAAGAAGACAGATTAGATGAACCACTTGTAGGTGTTGCAACAGGACTTGCATGGACACCAAACGGTGGAACTACACTCTATGTAGAGAGCACACTTTTACCAGGCAATGGCGGACTGATAATAACCGGACAATTGGGCGATGTTATGAAAGAATCGGTAAGAATTGCTTTAAGTCTTGCCAAAAAGATGTGCGGCGATGAATATGCTGAAAAGTTTTCGAAAAACGATATACATATACACGTGCCAGAAGGCGCAGTACCAAAAGATGGTCCAAGCGCGGGAATTACTATAACAACAGCTCTGGTCTCTATAATCAAGGATATACCCGTTCGAAACGACATAGCAATGACTGGCGAAATAACGCTCAGAGGTCGTATATTACCGGTCGGCGGAATTAAGGAAAAGGTATTGGCGGCTTACAGAAAAGGAATCAATACAGTCATTATGCCTAAGAAGAATGAAGTTGATTTGGAAAAAATACCAAAAGATGTGTGCGAAAAGATGAAGTTTGTGTTCGTCCAAACTATAGATGAGGTACTGGAGGTGGCACTCTGTGACAAATCTAAACAAGAAAAATCCGATGCAATTACAAAAAAGAATAGCGGAAAACGTAGAACTCGCAAAGGTGATAGCAACTCCAAACGATAG
- a CDS encoding PSP1 domain-containing protein, giving the protein MSLQATVYGVELMPMGKIIYYLDNGEKMTYGDYAIVLSEFGTDYGKVLLGPKDISIDDVDYELKSVLRKATVEDLDIIRENEEIAKRAREVTIELVKKHELPMKVLQSKYIFDRSKLVIYFSSKTRVDFRELVKDIAKEFKTRIELRQVGARDEMKFIKGLGLCGKKSCCSYFLREFDSVTLKHAKQQQMMINTSKITGPCGRLLCCLTYEHEYYIEALKNIPDEGSTIYYDGKIAKVITVNVFLSKVTLQTEDGEMVALPFTYFKEGENAGNWKVIDSGRSSNYYDGLDDIADIEDE; this is encoded by the coding sequence GTGAGTTTACAAGCAACAGTCTATGGTGTTGAATTAATGCCAATGGGTAAGATTATCTATTACTTAGATAATGGTGAGAAAATGACCTATGGAGACTACGCAATTGTTCTCAGTGAGTTTGGAACTGATTACGGCAAAGTTCTTTTGGGGCCGAAAGATATAAGCATAGATGATGTAGACTACGAACTGAAGTCGGTTTTAAGAAAAGCAACGGTAGAAGATTTAGATATAATTCGCGAAAATGAGGAAATTGCAAAAAGAGCACGTGAAGTAACTATTGAACTTGTGAAGAAGCACGAATTGCCCATGAAAGTTCTGCAATCAAAATATATATTCGACAGGAGCAAGTTGGTAATATATTTTAGTTCAAAAACACGTGTGGATTTTAGAGAATTAGTAAAAGATATCGCAAAGGAATTCAAAACACGCATCGAACTTAGGCAAGTTGGTGCAAGAGATGAGATGAAATTCATTAAAGGATTGGGATTATGTGGTAAAAAGAGTTGTTGCTCTTATTTCTTAAGAGAGTTCGACAGTGTTACGCTAAAACATGCAAAACAACAACAGATGATGATTAATACTTCAAAAATAACTGGTCCGTGCGGAAGATTGCTGTGCTGTCTTACTTATGAACACGAATATTACATAGAAGCGCTCAAAAACATACCAGATGAAGGTTCAACGATATACTATGACGGTAAGATCGCTAAAGTAATAACTGTAAACGTCTTCCTCTCAAAAGTAACATTACAAACAGAAGATGGCGAGATGGTCGCACTCCCATTTACATACTTTAAGGAGGGAGAAAATGCGGGAAATTGGAAGGTTATTGATAGTGGTAGGAGTAGTAACTATTACGATGGGCTTGATGATATTGCTGATATCGAAGATGAGTGA
- a CDS encoding YitT family protein: protein MDLKEQIKEYVLSTIGVLLTALGLVIFFIPNNIAAGGASGMAMILHRLLSAIPIGVWMYIINIVLFILGFTLVGKDFSFKTIYSTFALNFFIDLFDRILKIPRYTGDDLMLAVFFGNVLASVGMAIAFANNSSTGGTDIVAKILSKYFHTPIGTTLLMIDFSIGILAGFAFNPRIAMYALLAIIINGITIDFILKGLELAVTMTIISGKVDSIKDYILNKMERGATILKARGAYSGRDLDVLYVALRRRELGEVLHAIKQIDPDAFVIVNEARYVLGEGFRSIDKIV from the coding sequence ATGGATCTAAAAGAACAGATTAAAGAATACGTTTTATCGACGATTGGAGTCTTACTTACAGCACTCGGGCTTGTGATATTCTTTATTCCGAACAACATAGCAGCTGGTGGGGCAAGTGGTATGGCTATGATACTCCATCGTTTGTTAAGTGCTATACCTATTGGTGTTTGGATGTATATTATTAACATCGTCTTGTTCATTCTTGGATTTACACTTGTAGGAAAGGACTTCAGTTTCAAAACAATATATTCAACATTCGCACTGAATTTCTTTATAGACTTATTTGATAGAATACTCAAAATACCTCGCTATACAGGAGACGACCTGATGCTTGCCGTATTTTTTGGCAATGTATTAGCCTCAGTAGGTATGGCCATCGCATTTGCAAACAACTCATCGACCGGCGGAACAGACATTGTAGCCAAAATATTGTCAAAGTATTTTCATACCCCGATAGGAACGACACTACTCATGATTGACTTCTCAATCGGTATCTTAGCAGGCTTCGCATTTAACCCGCGTATAGCGATGTATGCACTACTTGCTATCATAATAAACGGCATAACGATAGACTTCATATTAAAAGGTTTAGAACTTGCAGTAACTATGACTATCATTTCAGGCAAAGTCGACTCAATAAAGGACTATATATTGAATAAGATGGAACGAGGGGCAACTATACTGAAAGCCCGAGGCGCTTATTCAGGAAGGGATTTGGATGTTCTATATGTTGCATTAAGGCGTAGAGAGCTTGGAGAAGTTCTGCATGCTATCAAGCAGATTGACCCTGATGCGTTTGTTATAGTAAACGAAGCAAGATACGTACTTGGAGAAGGTTTCAGAAGCATAGATAAAATAGTTTAA
- the tsaE gene encoding tRNA (adenosine(37)-N6)-threonylcarbamoyltransferase complex ATPase subunit type 1 TsaE, with protein sequence MTEKELKSFARTFSQCLAEGDVIILSGEIGSGKTTFVRGLVTGLGCSEEIVTSPTFTLMNVYACSKTVYHLDAYRLNGIEDVFYVLEGEIEDRNGVFVIEWGNLIDSYFIEDVITVFFEHEDEKHRKVRLRVPSKRVSRFRRCLNFGEYKEQ encoded by the coding sequence TTGACAGAAAAAGAATTGAAATCATTTGCGCGAACATTTTCCCAATGTCTTGCCGAAGGTGATGTTATAATACTTTCAGGTGAAATAGGCTCAGGAAAGACAACATTTGTAAGAGGACTTGTTACAGGTCTTGGATGCAGTGAAGAGATCGTTACAAGTCCAACTTTTACCTTGATGAACGTATATGCTTGTTCGAAGACGGTATATCACTTAGACGCCTATAGACTCAACGGAATAGAAGACGTTTTCTATGTACTCGAAGGTGAAATAGAAGACAGAAATGGTGTGTTTGTTATAGAATGGGGAAATCTGATAGATTCGTACTTCATAGAGGATGTTATCACTGTATTCTTCGAACATGAAGATGAAAAACACAGAAAGGTAAGACTGCGAGTACCATCAAAGAGGGTTAGCAGGTTCAGGAGGTGCTTAAACTTTGGAGAATATAAAGAACAATAA